The Ornithodoros turicata isolate Travis unplaced genomic scaffold, ASM3712646v1 Chromosome17, whole genome shotgun sequence genome has a window encoding:
- the LOC135372757 gene encoding uncharacterized protein LOC135372757 has translation MRWTGRLQFSDSSEEVKHPIILPKAHALSRLLAANAHRRTLHGGVQVTPTTLRDKIWIPQARQLVKSVIHSCSTCVRFRASPATATTAPLPADRVSATHPFKSTGVDFAGQVYVKRSRDSYQTSKYFIALFTCATTRAIHLELVTDLTARAFILAFRRFASRRGTPSVMYSDNALTFKKAAKDL, from the coding sequence ATGCGTTGGACAGGGCGACTGCAGTTCTCCGACAGCTCAGAAGAAGTCAAGCACCCAATCATTCTGCCGAAGGCACACGCTTTATCCAGGCTCCTAGCTGCAAATGCTCATCGACGGACATTACATGGAGGGGTACAAGTAACCCCGACCACTTTGCGAGACAAGATTTGGATTCCACAAGCCAGGCAGCTGGTGAAGTCTGTTATACATAGTTGCAGTACATGCGTACGTTTCCGTGCAAGTCCAGCAACTGCAACGACGGCACCTTTACCAGCAGACAGAGTGAGTGCTACACACCCCTTTAAATCGACAGGAGTAGACTTCGCCGGCCAGGTGTACGTCAAACGCTCTCGGGACTCGTATCAAACGTCAAAGTATTTCATTGCGCTGTTTACGTGCGCCACCACAAGGGCGATACACCTGGAGCTGGTGACTGACCTGACAGCTAGGGCCTTCATCCTGGCATTTCGCCGGTTCGCATCAAGAAGAGGAACTCCCTCCGTCATGTACAGCGATAACGCCCTCACATTTAAGAAAGCGGCGAAAGATCTGTGA
- the LOC135372759 gene encoding uncharacterized protein LOC135372759: protein MKLSKWASNFEELQDMFVEAKVSRIDEEKSLSEPAQTKVLGVVWDRKMDRFRFSVEHLIEVIAGMMDNKRSILRASARLFDPLGFLSPYIIRVKILFQELWKAKLDWDTKLPEELAKIWHAWCAELKDLRKVSVERCLLPCSGVTHTIQLHVFTDASPLAYGACAFIRITSETGETKVRLQFAKSRVAPLKKITLPRLELMGALIGVRIAKFLNQALGGLITESIFWTDSKITLSWIQGDASRWKPFVRNRVVEIQENSHHQQWKHCPGSENPADAVTRGLTVRALTKSKQWFEGPDWLSNPAQTGHSTT, encoded by the coding sequence ATGAAATTAAGCAAATGGGCGTCGAACTTTGAAGAACTGCAGGATATGTTTGTGGAAGCCAAGGTTAGCCGGATTGACGAGGAGAAGTCCCTGAGCGAGCCTGCTCAGACAAAAGTCCTTGGAGTGGTCTGGGACAGGAAGATGGACAGATTCCGGTTTTCAGTTGAGCATCTCATAGAAGTCATCGCGGGAATGATGGACAACAAGCGGTCCATATTAAGAGCTTCAGCGAGATTGTTTGATCCCCTGGGATTCCTGTCACCATATATAATTCGAGTGAAGATTCTTTTCCAAGAGCTTTGGAAGGCGAAGCTGGACTGGGACACGAAGCTGCCTGAGGAACTGGCGAAGATATGGCACGCGTGGTGTGCCGAGTTAAAAGATCTGCGTAAGGTCTCCGTAGAGCGATGTCTACTTCCATGCAGTGGAGTAACGCATACTATACAACTCCATGTATTTACAGATGCCAGCCCACTCGCCTATGGGGCATGTGCCTTCATCCGAATCACCAGCGAGACTGGCGAAACTAAAGTCCGTCTACAGTTTGCAAAATCACGCGTAGCACCACTGAAGAAGATAACACTACCACGGCTCGAATTGATGGGGGCCTTAATTGGTGTACGCATTGCAAAGTTTTTGAATCAGGCTTTAGGTGGACTAATCACTGAGTCTATCTTTTGGACCGATTCAAAGATCACACTGAGCTGGATTCAGGGCGACGCAAGCAGGTGGAAGCCGTTTGTGCGGAACAGAGTTGTAGAAATTCAAGAGAACAGCCATCATCAACAATGGAAGCATTGTCCCGGTTCTGAGAATCCCGCAGACGCAGTGACCAGAGGACTCACAGTAAGAGCATTGACGAAAAGCAAGCAATGGTTTGAGGGCCCCGACTGGCTTTCAAATCCAGCGCAGACTGGCCACAGCACGACGTAA
- the LOC135372760 gene encoding uncharacterized protein LOC135372760 has product MDRLKAKRGARRAQVTKLVDEVNERRQDLSTSKAILNGLLARLESSGRDLRKVNEETEPLIREDDLLLEYEAVFRYEESAANAIAELRTRIADIELNDRRTNATPTVKPSAAQTKHQAQVGIKLPKLQLMTFAGELTQWQPFWEQFRTAVHENRRLNKTEKFQYLSTSLKGRAAAAIRGLQATESCYDDAIEILSQRFGDTTQIEREYLSRLRSLPAVRSSRDVAGLRSLYNYVQANVRCLKSLGVSTNSFASMMVDILLSAIPPEMVVEYHRTANYGALRTASNDTYEHGSLSPSTEARAASGPGTTDELSKVLNFIRIELESLERAGLKDSRMTHVAQSTNRTWKRSVPTGAILQAAVKAVPNCFFCSSSDHSTAECDASLPLTEKLKILSKASRCFRCTKRGHRSKECRANVTCSHCKKRHASVVCDPSKLQTKGIDSVPLTNLMTVSTHRTQHQEPDILLQTVRIWVSSGTACTQLRGIIDGGSQGTFVRDDVAKKLNLKVVGESRLHLNTFASDTSTRKTHQGKVVELRLRSQYHPAEHVIHATTIPFICKDLAEIPSNQEFVASLRRQREYIGDDMLYPNLQCENGIPLLIGSDEMWKLLTGQVKRYPGDERLVAIGTVFGWTFQGPSPSVRSYTDNSTTAVCVLKIGVATEQEPDILEKFWKLECIGISEETTSNKEYDAGVLQDFQQNLRFVDGRYEVALPWKPDAEFEDNFGTARKRLQSLTRRLLRDDSMQEYDEVIRAYLQNGHAEKVTTETLSSGRVFYMPHRAVSESTTTKVRVVFDASSHAVGATSLNDHLEKGPKLTPDLVHILLRFRMYRVAITADIQKASLQIGIREADRDALRFLWLAESPTPGSMLPDFECWRMTRVPFGTSASPFLLNATLRHHLTSVEGPDKDLAYDLSNSFYVDDLLIGTDTVNEGKQLITKTQEILHKAV; this is encoded by the coding sequence ATGGACCGACTGAAGGCTAAAAGAGGAGCACGACGTGCCCAGGTAACCAAGCTGGTGGATGAGGTCAACGAGCGTCGACAGGACCTAAGCACAAGCAAGGCGATCTTGAATGGACTTCTTGCACGGCTGGAATCGAGTGGTAGAGACCTTCGCAAAGTGAACGAAGAGACTGAGCCGCTGATCAGGGAGGACGATCTTCTGTTGGAATATGAGGCTGTCTTCAGGTATGAAGAGTCAGCGGCAAATGCAATTGCAGAACTCCGAACCCGGATTGCTGACATAGAACTAAATGACCGACGTACAAATGCAACTCCTACGGTGAAGCCATCGGCAGCGCAGACCAAGCATCAGGCCCAAGTAGGAATAAAGCTCCCGAAACTGCAGCTCATGACCTTTGCAGGTGAGCTTACGCAGTGGCAACCGTTTTGGGAGCAGTTTAGAACGGCCGTGCATGAAAATCGTCGTCTTAACAAGACAGAGAAATTCCAGTATTTGAGCACATCGCTGAAAGGCCGAGCAGCAGCAGCCATCCGCGGTTTACAGGCCACGGAATCCTGTTACGACGACGCGATCGAGATTCTGTCGCAGCGATTTGGGGATACGACGCAGATCGAGCGAGAGTACCTGTCAAGATTGCGTAGTCTACCAGCAGTGAGGTCTTCAAGGGATGTTGCAGGCCTACGTTCTTTGTACAACTATGTTCAAGCCAACGTAAGATGCCTGAAGTCACTCGGAGTTTCCACCAACAGCTTCGCCTCCATGATGGTGGATATTCTCCTTTCGGCTATTCCACCCGAGATGGTAGTGGAGTACCATCGAACGGCAAATTACGGAGCGCTTCGGACCGCAAGCAACGACACATATGAACACGGGTCGCTTTCGCCTTCCACAGAGGCAAGGGCTGCCAGTGGCCCAGGAACGACCGATGAGCTTTCAAAGGTGCTCAACTTCATTCGCATTGAATTGGAAAGTTTGGAGCGAGCTGGATTGAAAGACAGCAGGATGACCCATGTGGCCCAAAGCACAAATAGGACGTGGAAGAGAAGCGTTCCGACCGGAGCAATCCTACAAGCTGCTGTAAAAGCAGTACCTAACTGTTTCTTCTGCTCATCAAGCGATCACAGCACAGCGGAATGCGACGCCAGCCTACCCCTGACAGAGAAGCTAAAAATACTGTCGAAGGCAAGTCGATGCTTCCGATGCACAAAGAGGGGTCATCGCTCGAAAGAATGTCGTGCCAATGTGACTTGTAGTCATTGCAAGAAGAGACACGCATCCGTTGTGTGCGATCCCTCGAAACTACAAACTAAGGGCATCGACTCCGTTCCACTGACCAATCTGATGACAGTCAGCACCCACCGGACACAGCATCAAGAACCCGACATACTGCTCCAAACTGTCAGGATTTGGGTGTCATCGGGTACAGCCTGCACGCAACTTCGAGGCATCATAGATGGCGGCAGTCAGGGGACTttcgtcagagatgacgtcgcCAAGAAACTGAACTTGAAAGTGGTGGGGGAGAGCAGGCTGCACTTGAACACGTTCGCAAGTGATACTTCTACCAGGAAGACACACCAGGGCAAGGTCGTCGAGCTACGGTTAAGGAGCCAGTACCACCCGGCAGAACATGTAATTCACGCAACGACGATTCCTTTTATCTGTAAGGACCTTGCCGAGATTCCGTCCAATCAAGAGTTCGTAGCATCCTTACGTCGCCAACGAGAGTATATAGGGGACGACATGTTGTACCCAAACTTGCAATGCGAAAATGGCATTCCCTTACTGATTGGGAGCGACGAAATGTGGAAGTTGCTCACAGGACAAGTGAAAAGGTACCCAGGCGACGAAAGGTTGGTCGCGATTGGAACGGTTTTCGGGTGGACCTTTCAAGGGCCGTCGCCTTCCGTAAGAAGCTACACGGACAATTCAACCACAGCCGTCTGCGTCTTGAAGATCGGAGTAGCAACGGAGCAAGAACCGGATATCCTAGAGAAGTTCTGGAAATTGGAGTGCATAGGTATCTCGGAAGAGACGACGTCCAACAAAGAGTACGACGCAGGGGTACTACAGGATTTTCAACAGAACCTTCGTTTCGTAGACGGCCGTTATGAGGTAGCGTTGCCATGGAAGCCAGATGCCGAGTTTGAAGATAATTTTGGAACAGCTCGCAAGCGACTGCAGAGCCTCACCCGGCGACTGCTACGAGACGATAGCATGCAGGAGTACGACGAAGTTATAAGAGCATACCTGCAAAACGGCCATGCTGAAAAGGTCACGACTGAGACACTGAGCTCTGGTAGGGTCTTCTACATGCCACACAGGGCAGTAAGTGAGTCGACCACGACAAAGGTTCGAGTGGTTTTTGATGCTTCCTCACACGCGGTAGGAGCGACCTCTCTCAACGACCACTTAGAAAAGGGGCCGAAGTTAACACCTGACCTTGTACACATCTTACTGCGTTTTCGGATGTACAGAGTGGCAATCACTGCGGACATTCAGAAGGCGTCCCTTCAAATTGGAATTCGCGAGGCCGACCGGGACGCACTTCGGTTCTTGTGGTTGGCGGAGTCACCCACGCCAGGCTCCATGCTGCCCGACTTCGAGTGCTGGCGAATGACGCGAGTTCCGTTCGGGACTAGTGCGAGTCCTTTCCTGCTGAATGCCACCCTGCGGCATCACCTAACATCAGTAGAGGGTCCGGACAAGGACCTTGCCTATGACTTGAGCAACTCCTTTTACGTCGACGACCTGCTGATCGGAACAGACACAGTAAACGAAGGAAAGCAGTTAATCACTAAGACTCAAGAAATTCTGCACAAGGCGGTATGA